A window from Micromonospora profundi encodes these proteins:
- a CDS encoding YajQ family cyclic di-GMP-binding protein: MPANPSFDIVSKVDRQEVDNALRQAEKELSTRFDFRGTGAEISWSGEEAIGLQAETEERVRAALDVFKEKLVKRNISLKSLDAGEARPSGKIFKIDCKVIQGIETDKAKAISKKIRDEGPKGVQAQIQGDQLRVTGKKRDDLQAVISLLKGEDFGVALQFTNYR, from the coding sequence ATGCCAGCGAACCCGTCTTTCGACATCGTGAGCAAGGTTGACCGCCAGGAGGTCGACAACGCCCTCCGTCAGGCGGAGAAGGAGCTCTCGACGCGGTTCGACTTCCGCGGTACGGGCGCGGAGATCTCCTGGTCAGGTGAGGAGGCGATCGGCTTGCAGGCGGAGACCGAGGAGCGGGTTCGTGCCGCGTTGGACGTCTTCAAGGAGAAGCTGGTCAAGCGGAACATCTCGTTGAAGTCGCTGGATGCCGGCGAGGCTCGACCCTCGGGCAAGATCTTCAAGATCGACTGCAAGGTGATCCAGGGCATCGAGACCGACAAGGCCAAGGCGATCAGCAAGAAGATCCGTGACGAGGGCCCCAAGGGCGTCCAGGCCCAGATTCAGGGCGACCAGCTGCGCGTCACCGGCAAGAAGCGCGACGACCTCCAGGCGGTCATCTCGCTGCTCAAGGGTGAGGACTTCGGCGTCGCCCTCCAGTTCACCAACTACCGCTAG